CCAACAACCAATTGTGTTATTTTGCGCATAAGGAAACTTCGCTTAATTCACTTCTAATCTTCTGTTGACTTCCACAAGTTGGTTTTACATAATTGATTGAAAATTTGTTCTCTAGTACTATTTCATTTCTAATCTAACCTTCTACAGATTGCCACTCTCACCAATGACCATTTGtgttattttaaagtttaaacatacgTGAACTCCACTTGTTTCACTTATAGTCTTCTATTTATTTCCTCAAGTTGCTTTTACATAATTGATTGAAAATGTGTCAGCTAGTGCTAGACTCGCGTATCAGCTTCTAAACTCTTAATGTCTCAcatgaaagaagaagaaagaacaccTTGTGGCAGATGCAGAGTTTCAATTATGTTACAACAAGCTCCACCATGGTTTCCTGAAACACTGCATTTCAGTTTATTACATGTGACCATGATACATGATATAATAAATATGAGTGAGAAGAGAAAAGAACTAAAAAATAATGAACCCACAGTTTAGTTCCCAAATGATTAGGAGACAGATAGACAAAATCTAACATTGCCATTGGAGTGAAACCTTCAAATGGAACTATCAAGATccaatagatttttttttcaaaaagattAAATAAAAATCACACTTTTTCATACTGCTGAATTTACTgcagagaaagagagaaaaaaatgatCACCTTCTATAGCATTCAGCATGGCAGTATCATCCAGAACAAAAAGGGTCCAAGTAAGACGAGCAATAAATATTACGGAATCCAAGATGTACAAGAAAGAAGCTTCTAGAAGTACTGTTAAGCTAACAAGGCAGGTCACATTGATAATTCAGCCATTACTAGATTTAATTACCTGCTGAGTCCTGTCCCCATGAATAGTGGTTGCAGGAAACCCATTAGAACAAAGCCAGTGTTCCAATGAATCAGCTCCTCTTTTTGTCTCAACAAAGACCAAAGTTAGAGCTTGCTGCAGAAATTAAAGTAACAAAAATTCAGTCGTAATGAGAAAAAGTACAATTAATACAAGATAATATTACCAAGAAAAAAACACAAGAAAATTAGAGTATCTGAACACTTTTGAGTGGACAGAGCCAAACAAAATTTAAGACCAACACAAGGATGCAGTAAATAGGTTGGTCTTACTTTTCCATGGGCACCACTGTCTCTTTGGGCATGGAGTAGGTCCATAAGGTGGCTTCTTTTGTCCGAGTCAAGTACAAACTCCACTCTTTGAACAATCAAATCAGTACTAGAACCAACTCTTCCAACAGCAAGAAAGATGTAATTGTAAAGGAAATCAGAAGCCAATCTCTGCATGAATTAACTTTGTCACGTTGACAAATCTTAGAGATCAATTATTtattaaagaaagaaaaggggaaaACAATATAACAATGTAGGCCAATGAGAAAAATTGGAACTTATCAGCGTAAACATATTCTGAGGCTTAATAATTGCTAAAGAAGCAGAATCAAAGGCTGCAAATAGTCAGGTAACAAACCAATGGCCCATAAAcatatattatcaaaaataagCACCAAAAAATGTGCTCAACTTTCCAACCATTTCAACCTCAAAATGAGAGTTCTGTAATGCAGCAAATATTGAATATTCTCTACCCTCCACTCTCATCCATCAAGAAACTGCTTACATATACTTTACCCGTCTGACATACATCCTAGTCAAAGGTATTAATATTAAGAAATTTGACAGTTCTCATTTAAGCCAGTAGCATATTCACTTCTCCCTCAGCATTGTCCCTAGTTATCAAACCATTAACAATTCCTATTATTCCTTGTCCTTATTATTCAAACAATTTATTTCTCCAGCAAGAATGACAGCTAGCCTATCTGGGTAAGACTCTGACTGACTGATAGGAAAGTCCAAGATCAAATCTCATACTCACACCATTTaccatttgggaaagaaaaaacttCTCTCCAGCTTATCTCAATGACAATGGACTACCACACTTAccatttgaaaagaaaaaagagacttCCCTCTAGCTTATCTCAATGACAATGAAGACCACCAGCAATGCATTTATAACAGCATCCGACAATAGTAATTGATATAAAATAACTTTAGATGCTGTATAAGTAGATCTAAAATcctaatcataataaaaaaaatttctaggTTAATTGCACAAGTCATACAAGGCATAGAATTTCAATAATGGATATCTGAAAAGAATATATAGCACTTCTCAAGTAAAGATATCCTATACAACCATGCAAATGCTCCACGTTTCTGTCATGTCCCCTAAGAATCTGAATCAAGAACCAATACTTACCAATGCTGAAAAAAAGATAGCAGTCCCCAAACTATAAAAAGATCACACATCATTACTAGAAGCAGTCACAGTAACATGTAGAAGATTACCATATATTCTATAACAACAATGCTATGTAAGTCACAGTGACATGAAGAAGATTGCCACATATTCTACAACAGCAACGCTACATATTATGATCAAGTGCCCAGACAAAATTCTTTTAACAAACTGGTAGACAAACCTGTATTTCTTTTGGAAATGTGGCACTGAACAGCATAGTCTGCCTTTGACCACATGGCGGCATGTCCATTTGTTCGACAATTCTTCGAATTTGTGGCTCAAAGCCCATATCGAGCATTCTGTCAGCCTCATCTAGAGCCAAATATCTAATATGTTGCAATGAAACTCTAGCTCGCTCAAGCAGATCCACTAGACGACCAGGAGTTGCCACAAGAATGTCAACACCCCTTTCCAAGTCTCGCAACTGCAGATATATATAATCAGTAAAAGAAGCATAACTCTAGAAAATGAGGGGAAAAGACTCACAAAAATTCCAGTATCTTACTTCCTTGTTACTCTACAATATCTAATCATATTGGAAAAGGATAGTCAAATTTAGAGATACAAAATAGTTGGATAAGGAGCTCCATTTAGAAGTTGTCATCCAATAATGCCACAACATTAATTTACAATCATGGACAAAAAGATGCACTTAGAGCCAACTTTTGCATGACATAAATATACTACTCTTCAGTTAATAATATACTGGAAATTCTATTTTCTTGTTCAATCAGACaattaatccaaaaataaaaaagcaaCAATTACAATAGCAAATACAATAATATATCGTATCAACAGGATCAGCCATCATATTCTTACCTCTCTTCCTTATCCTCACTCTTCTGGTTGTTCTTTCTCTCGTTTCCTCTTTTCTTCCCAGCATATTTATTTCTCTTCTGTTCCCCTCATCTTGTACTTGTCAACTTCTTATAATAAGCAAGTATTCAGTTTCTCATATTCATCCTTGAGTTTTCATTTACTTTTCGTTCAAGTTACTATTCCTCCTGTTTACTCATTGTTCAACATTTTCACATATAATACTGTCCAAAACAAAATAAAACCATCTTCTAAAGTCACATATTTACCATCATTCCTTCTTTGTTATTCTATGATTTTCACTTTAAAATATGATGTCTTGTTTCTGAAGGTGTGTCATTCTCCACACACCTTTGTTTCACCCTTAGGTCAATATCCAGATTGCTAAGGGTCCTATAGTCCTACCAAAGACCTCGTCTGGCCAACAAAAATGTTAAACAATTACAAAGGGGCCCCTTCTCATGAATATAGATATGTTCCACCATGAACAGATGGTTTGATTCCACCGATTACACCTACCAAACACTTCCCAGGAACAATTTGAATGACATCATGCCTACCAGAACTTTGTTAAAGACAACCAAATTGATCCATTTCAGAAATAAATATCAACCTCAAAACAGTTTTCTCATTTATAGTACAAGCATGCTGCTACTAAGAATCTTTCAGTGTATTGTTCAAGGAACtgtatctggaaaatatttacatGTCACTTGAGGGTACACCTATAAACAGAAACATGAGTATAACCATGCAACAAGCAGGTGAAGATTCAGATGAAAAGGTAACAACAGCTAGTCTCAAAGAAGCATCAATTACATCTTTCCAAAAACAGCAAGTCAATGCAGCACCAGAAATTAAcaaagatgaagaaaaaaaaaggcaagAGACAGCATACGTTCATTGTCATATATTTGTTGTGGCCACCAATCATCCATGTGACCCACTCAATGATAGAGCTATACCACAGTGGTTTCATCAGATTTAAGCTATTTATCTCAcagttaatattttttttaggtAAAATTGTAAATAATTGCAATGTTTGGATATAACCTTCAGTCATTTTGTGGTGCCTTTAGAAGATATATTTCAGCAAATAAATAAGGAGCCTCCAAGATAGGTCAGAACTTATAATTGTTTGTTAAAACTTCAAGGCGTATTAGAATACAATTAGCAGCTTTGGAAGATAAATAGGGACGTGGGTTTTAAATCCAAAAAGTTCATAATGCACAAGCATTTTTATCCTAGATAGGAAAGAATTCACTTTATTTGTTCATACTCCGACCTCTTTCACAACAAAGGTTTCTACTCTATTAGAAATCCACATCCAGATCAACACAAAAGAAGAGAACAATCAGAACAAACTGCACAACATAATAACAATCTCTATCTTTTTAACCTACATTTACCTTTCTCTTCTTTGCTAACTATTCTCGAATAAGAAAGCTTTTCCAGATCACGATTAATGCTAATCCTCAAGAGCAGAAATTTGTCGACCTGATGGATTACCCCCAAAAGAACCAGTACGTTATCcaaatctaataatatatttttgtttctttttcaatTCCTCCAGCAATTAATTCAAGTTTAGAAATAAATGTAAATCAAGTACAAAATTACAGATAGACAAAGACTATGAACCATTTGTAATCGACAGTTAATAAATCTGTGGATGACAATGATCAGATATTAGAACAGCATCCTCCCACAATTTAGATTCTACTGAGAGAACCACAAAGCAAGTGCCAACAAGAAAAGCATGTAATAAGAACCTGCTGATTGATTGGAGCCCCACCATAGGCAACGACGACCCTGACACCAGTCTGATAGGCAAACTTCCTAGCCTCCTCGTGTATCTAAGGTAGGAAAAACAAAAACCAACAGAATAAAAGGTGACATAGACGCAAATAGAAAGAATAACTGACTAAACAACCAAAAAAACATTTCCCTGTAAAAGGGATTGGAGGAATCATACTTGAATGGACAGTTCACGGGTCGGTGATAAAATTAGTGCATGTGGATAAGCAGTCCTCGATCCTCTTTGCCTCTGTGCAGGCGGTCCTCTCATGATCCCACTTATGATCGGAAAGCAAAAAGCTGCCGTCTTTCCCGAACCTGTCTGAGCACAGGCCATCAGGTCCCGACCCATGAGTGAAATCGGGATTGCGTAGCGCTGGACAGGGGTAGGCTTCACATACTTGCACCGTCTGATGTTCTCATTCAGCGCATCGCCCAGATCAATCTCAGCAAATGTATTCACTGGTGGAGGCACATTGTCACCGCTCGTCTCTACAGGGATGTCCTCGTAGGCGTCAAAGTTGATACCAGAATTCTCCTGGCTATCGAATACCTCCTCGGTGGTCTCATCATCGTTCGCAAAAGGGTTGGCCTCCTGCTCCCTCCGGGAGTGCCAACCACCGCCTCCACCTCTGCCGCCACCAAAGCCAGGGCGAGCAACATCACGGATGGGGCCACCGCCCCATCGGTTTCCACCGGCAGGCAGGGCACCAGATGCAGGTGGTTGCCTAGCGCCCGATGGGCCGTCGGCAAGGGGCAACGCCGGAGACTCAACGGACGGCGGACGGTTGCGAAGATGAGGAGGGACGTAGGCAGCGCGACCCCCGCGGGAGGGGCCTACGGCGACGGGGGCAACGTTATTCGGAGAGGCGCCGGCCGCGGCTGCCGAGGTCTCGGCGTTCGCGACTGCATCGGCCCACGAAGATCGCATAATTCGGGAAGCAAATCCGGATCCTTTTTCAACTCAGGTCTTCAAGAACGAAACAGATCGACGCAGCTACCCACCCCAGAAGATTGCACCCTTGCGACACAAAACGagcatcaagatcaaatcttcgCACCCAAGGAAGAACAAGCATTGATCAAAGGAAGGACAAAGGAATTAGAAGAGAAGGATACCTGACGAGCACCACTTCAAACCCCGGGACGGATGGAGGAGTCGTCGTCGTTGGGAAGAAAGAAACGAGAACGTCGGAAGAAGCAGAAACCCTAATTTTATTCAAGAACGCGTGAGCGAAATGCCTCCGACCGCCTTAgcttttccctctttttttaGGGCGCTCCTTATATAAATTGACCGATTAATTGCCGAGAACCAAAAATAATCACGCAATGTGAGCTCGGTCAGCCATTTAAGTGGGAAAATATTATATCTTGAATAATTGATCTTGAAATATtgtttatttcttaaaaaattagaatccattttcaaacaaaaaaaaattcttttatgtTAGATTTTTTCTTTTGGTCTTTACTCAAAAGAGTGCCCTTCTTTTTCCTTGGTTGTGAAAATACGTCTAACAAAAAATTCACTCTCTCGCTCGTCACATTCGATTTGATCGTCCAATTTCATAAAAGTcagtttttttcttaaattttatgatagtttGTAAATTTTATGTTAGTTTCTTAAATTTCTTGAAGTTTGTAGGCATAGCCTCTagataaaatattatttgaatCAAAGGCTACATAAAACTTGGTGGAAATCATGCCAACTGATGAAAGAGAGATGTCACGATTAAAGAAAACATTTTTTTGTGATTTGCTTTCAAAAGCAGTGCTTTAGACACTCTAATCAACATAAAATGCCAGGATTAATCGAAATAACAAAGGACAGCAACGAGATCAACAAGACTGAGAGTTACTTTTCAACCTTTTGGGAGATCAGAAACAGCTCATTTTAAGTAGCTACCTCTTGGGAGTTTGATCATTCCGATTTCAGTTCCAACACTAAAAATGGCTCCATTTGGATCTCAATCTGCCTTAACTAGAAAAAAGATGATACACTTGTTTGGAACCCTAATGGCATCTCTACAGCAAGAAAAACGAATTCAGCTGGAATGTGTTTCCCCAGTTTGTGGGGTCATGGCCTACATTCTTGACTTCTAAGGGGAAATCTTCTGCCAGATTTATATCAAAACATGGCTGAATCACATAGCCACTAGTAGATAAAACAAAAATGGCAAAAGGGCACGGCTCGGCACGGCACGCATTTCGCATAACTTAGCTATGAGACAGTACAATGATACATATAACTGATGAGCCCATGAGAGGTACATAGTGAAAAGGGCAGTAGAAACAATATCTACCCCCTCCAAGAGACTAACCAGGCGGTCTTCACGGTTAACCAACTCACTTGTTTGATACAACACGAACAAATCAGGCTGAGGTACCTGCAGAGCAACAGGAGAGGGCAGTCAAGTAAAATAAAAAGATGCATAATCACAAATATTTAACTTATTTAAAAGCCAGCACCAACAACATttttcaaaaaacaaaaaaaaaacaaatggtcAGAACATAAATGGACAGCCACAATTATAACCAAATGTGAAATTACAAAACCTCTGAAGATAGAACAGTTAATTGCATGAAGTGGGATGCCTAACTGAAGAACAGTGGAGTTAATTCTAAAAACTAGCATAACACTGTTGGCATATGAGAAAGAGAGAATAAGCATATCTAACACAAGCCAAATACAACAGGTACACCAAAATTTCTCGATAAGAATGATGACAATTGTCTCAACAGTAACAAAAGGTATCCGATGAAAGACAAGTATGATGCAACCTTCATTTTTGACCTATTTAAAATGATCATTTTGAGTATAATCTGTTGCCAACTACTGTACTTCCACATTGATGAATATACTTCTAACACATTTTTTTATCTATTAAACCAATATGTTTGTGCCATCTTCATATGACTTCTTAAAGCAGTCACCACATGTTTTGTTCAGTATATACCAAGCCAGACAATGTAGGTGTGTAAGACCATAACATACACAAATGTCCAACCATACATGTGCATGTTGTTTCATGCATGTGAATCTTCCTTTTGCAGTGATATGCACAGACACAAATCTGTAAAATCATAATGAGCTAATTTAGTGGAATGCACCATTCACCAAACTACTCATATTGTACATCGTAATTTTTTTGTAAATATAAAACAATTGAAAACTTTTCAAAAATATTTCACTAAATGAATCTAGAATCACATACAATTTTTTTTGCCAACATAGTACATTACATGATTGCACATGTATACATGAACATGTATTACATACAAACTTGTCAATGCATGATGCTATTAAGCATGCACATTGCACATTGCACATTGCACATATAAACAAATGCCAGTGGTGGTTCACATGTAAAACTGTGTACAAAATATTACACAGCAATACAAACACATGAATCCAAACAACACCCATGTGGATAAAAAAAATGCAGATAATGATATTTTAGCACCTGTAGATGTTATTTGTTCCAAACTCATCATGAAATTTTTTATCACACAATCATGTCCACAACTCCATGTGAGAATTGTTAGAAtcttttttagataatttttacCATACTCCCAAAAACTTTATGTTACAAATATCACATACTGTACATTAACCACATGCTAAATAACCATACTTGTCATATATTAATGAAATTTGGTAATACCATACTATACTTTGCCAATTttttctctgtgtgtgtgtgtgtgtgtgtgtgtgtgtgtgtgtgtgtgtgtgtgttaaattGAAACTGCAAATGCAACTTGCCAGTGCAATTGGGAAGGTAAACAGCGAGAACGTATGTTAGATTGAGATCAATCCAtatcttgtgtgtgtgtgtgtgtgttaatgaAATATGGTAATACCATGCTATACTTTGCCAATTTtttctatgtgtgtgtgtgtgtgtgtctctgtGTGTGTGAAATTGAAACTGCAAATGCAACTTGCCAGTGCAATTGGGAAGGTAAACAGAGAGACCGTATGTTAGATTGAGATCAATCCAtatcttgtgtgtgtgtgtgtgtgtgtgtgtgtgtgtgtgtgtgttaaattGAAACTGCAAATGCAACTTGCCAGTGCAATTGGGAAGGTAAACAGAGAGAACGAATGTTAGATTGAGATCAATCCATATCTGAAATAACCCTCAAGCGCTATCTGATCTGATCCAAAGATTTGATAGATTGACTTACAGTTGATTTGTATCCATTTTAAATCATTTATTGATCTCTGGCCCAATCTCTACATATATAAAAAAGAATCAGAGAGTAGGGAATATCTAGCACAATCAGCTTCGAATCAATAAGGGAcgagaaagagggaaaagaatagggCTAGAAAGGAGATATAGGGAAAGATATATGGGAGGTGAGTGGCTGGAGGAGGTGCAGGTGGTGGTGGCGGGAGAGAGACACATGGAGGGTGGGGGAGGACAGCCAGTGATGGTAGCTGCGATCCATCGAAGGGGGATAAAAGGAGAGAGAAATGTGGTTGAAAAGCAGGTACTCTCCTTAGGGGAGAGGCAGTGATGGTAGAATGGATGGCAACATTGGTCGAGAGGGAGAACTGCCTAGGTAGCTGCACGAGAATTTATATGAAGGGTAGTGACTAAGGTTTCTCCTTCCCTTCAAGTTTGTAATTTGTGGATATCGATCTGAATTAGTTTGTAATCTGATCACTATTAGTGTAGTGAAGATTATACATTTACCACAAAGATCAGATCATTACCAGATTGGATCGAGTCGAATATGATTTGGTCCACTACACCATGGTCAAAATCTAAGCTATCAAACTACGATTTGGTGAACTTCTGCTTTGCTAAGGTATTGCCAGACAGTCAAACAGCCCCTTAAAAGACAACAAAAAGATATCAAACAATCAACTCTTCTTTTCCTTCAGTCACAATATATTTACCATTTTACTGAGATTACAATTAGAATATTAAGAAATAAATCTCTAAAAATAAGATGGTCTATATCTACAACTAATTCTGTTGGGAAAAACCATTGGTTATCTGAACATTCCCAAAGATATCCTCATGCCATCTGAAATTTCATACCACATGATATTCATAGGATTTTGCTGCAATTCAAAGTAATTAATATAACATTTAATGCCAGCATGAAGGTTTTAAGGTCTCGGTCCAATACTGATTCCAACACCTCAATAAACTGGCATCATCATATTGGTATATTGGACAGTATGCCAACATGTATTGATCAGTATCACTATAATTAAAAATGATACACACCAGTACCAAGCTCTACGGTTCGGCACCGGTCCTTGTTCAGACCGAAAAGAAAGGTTAAACCTTATCAGCACAATGCAGAGCATATAAGCTAACTAAAACACTCGCATGGGTCATAATTACAGAGAAAAATGGACTACAAAAACAAGGGATTCTCTACTTACCACTTTGTTTCAGCGTCTAATTCTAGGCTTGCACCGAAATTGTGCCAGGAGTGCTATATGATCAGATGACCATTCAGGAGAAGGAATTGCAGTGTTCTTGCGTAGGTTTTCCTCATCTAGGAGCTCCAACAGAGATTCCACTGACAGAGAGTCAGCTGCAAACATGAGACATGGCTCTAAGACATTTGCATAAGTTATTCTGGAAAACATTTGAACAAAGAGAAAGGAAATAAAGAAACTATTTATTGGACAAATTGCAATCAATGGAAAAGATGTATGCCTGTATAGAATATGTAATCAACAGTGCCAATAAAATCCCTGGTGCAATTTGTGAACAAAGGTTCATGTGTCGATGCATCCATTCTCCTCCTCTGTTGCTCTAATCCAGGACTTACTCCTGCCATTCTAGCAAATGACGAGTACACACTTACCTGTTGAATGGGCATACATGTTAACACCAAGAAAAGCTTAAAAGTAaacatcaaaagaagaaaatagaagAATTACCAATGGAAGCTGGTGAGTTATCTTGTTCGTAGGACGCAGAATTCCCACAGGATCTACGGCCAGATCTGGATGCAAAGGATCAACTTTGCCATTTGCAAGAAGTGCATGAGGAGCGCTACATATGCAACACTCATTTAGATACTATGATTCCCTTTGTTTATGAAAATGGTAAAACTGACCAAGAATAAGTGCAGACCTTCCGGGCACAGAGTCAAAATCTCCACAGACCAACATTGGAATATCAGCACTAACAGCAATTTTCTCCAGTCCTTTTAAAAGAGTATGAACCTGAGAGGATTGCATTGACAATAACATAATGATGAAGTAGAAGAAAAACATATGTAGGAACAGTTCCAAAAAATATAGCAGGATAGAATGAAAACCTGCCAAAGCTTAACATCCTTGTGCTCATGATGAACGCTTACATGGGTGTTTGCCTGCATGGAAGACCAAAAACAAATGATTCAAAGGTTATAAAATCTCACATAAATAGAAAAAATTATGAAGAAAAAGCTGTGTACAGTTTCAAAGCTGTACATAGTATTATTCCTTGAAGCTTTATGAAGAAAAAATTGCAGAAGAGTTTAGGCAACAACTTCAACAGATTGCAGACTTTCCTAACAATTTTGGAAAACAAAAGCAAgttaaagaaacaaaacaaaacaaacccATTTTTTCATATAAGAAAAAGACAACAGGAAAGCTCCAATTATAGTAGCAATTTAAATGGTTCATCCACTGAATAAAAATGCGACACCAGGCTCCTTTACTAATCTCTGTTTCTTTCCAACAAAATAAAATCAATAAGAGGTCTTGGATTTGTGGGACAATTATGTTTCCTTAATCTTGCTTTTAAGTGCCAATAATCTAACTGACCCCAACTTCTTCCATAAAATTATTCAATGTCATAACAAAATAAGTTAATAAAAAACATTAAAACACTGGAGTAAAATATCATTCCAAACTAATGCCTCCATAAAGGAAAATATTACAAACATAATAGTAAAGGACAATTCACATTGTGTCAAATCCTCCAAACTAAAGCTTAAGGCACATCTTGAATTTTTGCTGTGGAAAATTCCTTATAGGATGACTTTCCTTGGGAATACCTCTTAAGTTTGCTTGGGAGGACACACAATATACATGCAAATatgcaaagagagagaaagaaaaagaaggggagAGACAGACAGCTGGACAATTGCTCtccagtttaaaaaaaaaaaaactaatcttTCAAGTTTTGAGGAACTTTATCCAGAAAATATTAATCAAATCCTTCAACCATTGTTTTCAATCTCATATTTTCAAGGGAAGGCAAAAACAAAATGGCATATTTTTTCCCCTATGATCCAAACAACTTGTATTTGTATTTCATGAAAAATGTTCAGCTGTGGAAAGATAAGCAGATCCATAAGAAATTTTGATTAAAGAAATGTATACAATGAAGCAAAAGAGCATGCCTTTCCCTAAAACCTTGACCAACATATGCTTCAGTTTTTTGCCATAAATGCTGGACATCTTCAGCACATCAAGAAGCATATTCATACACCAAAAGATGGAAACTACTGTATGCAGTATGTAACTTTAAAAGAAATGGCAAGATCAAAACCAGCTCACCACACAGATTAGCTGCCTCTTTCCGGGATTATCAGTGCCATAATTACTAAATTTCGCTTCCAAGACCACAATGAGGGCTACATTATCCTATAGATAGATTCAACATCAATAAGAATGAGACAAATCCAGCAACGATCAGAAAACGGCAGAAAACTATAGATACAGGGCTGTCTGGCAACCTTTATCAAACGACTCAAAGCAACTTTCTTCTGACCAGCTGCCATTGCAACATCTGTCAAAGACTGTGCAGCCTTATTAAATTCAACCTGCATACAGATATTAAGTCAATCTACATTGCATCAGATGCTACCAATCACCATGCAGAAAGAAAGTGCACGGTGCAGCTACCTCATATTTTTTAACATGTGAAAACCTGTCTCTGCGGAAGAACGTAGCACAACCATCGACAGTATTTGGATTGCCACCATAAACCTGAACCAACAATAATATCACCAAGTGTAGAAAGCAAAGTGATGGCTCTTGAAAATAATTGAGGCAAATATGAAATTAAACCTCTGAAGTTTTTTTCTTGTAAAATGCTTGATATCCATGTTTATCAAAttctggagcaaagaattccTCAAAATGATCATGTTGGACCTGAAAGAGATGCAAATTTAGAATTTCTTATAGTAAAATATGGTGATGTTACAAAATTAAGTaaacaatatttttataaaaaaataacacAGCCATATCCGAACAAGAGATGTTTAGAGGCAACATCTGCCTTAGTTGAGAAATCTTTTGCACTCTGATAAGCAGTGCAGTTTTATGAGCTAATATAATTTATCTTTTATTGGAAAAAAAAGAGATGACCTCCACTGCCACATTAAAGCATTAATATGTGATGCTGAAAAACACAAATGAGCAATAACTACTCAGATACAGTTAACAGCAAAAGCAATTTACTACAAGCCCAGTGATAAATATAAAATGAGAAGcaggaagcatttttcttttactAACTAGATTGCACGAGATGTATGAACCAAGGAAAATGATTATGTAAAAGAACATTGCATATGTCATGTGAATACTGCCATAAAGGCACATTGTTTGTTATGAAATATTTAACAGAAAGAATCTAGGAGAACCAGACAATAATAttgtagtga
The window above is part of the Musa acuminata AAA Group cultivar baxijiao chromosome BXJ2-6, Cavendish_Baxijiao_AAA, whole genome shotgun sequence genome. Proteins encoded here:
- the LOC135615601 gene encoding DEAD-box ATP-dependent RNA helicase 37-like, whose translation is MRSSWADAVANAETSAAAAGASPNNVAPVAVGPSRGGRAAYVPPHLRNRPPSVESPALPLADGPSGARQPPASGALPAGGNRWGGGPIRDVARPGFGGGRGGGGGWHSRREQEANPFANDDETTEEVFDSQENSGINFDAYEDIPVETSGDNVPPPVNTFAEIDLGDALNENIRRCKYVKPTPVQRYAIPISLMGRDLMACAQTGSGKTAAFCFPIISGIMRGPPAQRQRGSRTAYPHALILSPTRELSIQIHEEARKFAYQTGVRVVVAYGGAPINQQLRDLERGVDILVATPGRLVDLLERARVSLQHIRYLALDEADRMLDMGFEPQIRRIVEQMDMPPCGQRQTMLFSATFPKEIQRLASDFLYNYIFLAVGRVGSSTDLIVQRVEFVLDSDKRSHLMDLLHAQRDSGAHGKQALTLVFVETKRGADSLEHWLCSNGFPATTIHGDRTQQEREQALRSFKSGATPILVATDVAARGLDIPHVAHVINFDLPNDIDDYVHRIGRTGRAGKTGLATAFFNESNSSLARSLSELMQEANQEVPQWLSRFAATRSYGGGGGRNRRSGGARFGGRDFRREPSSKGGGGDYYGGGSSGYGGGSYGASSGYGGGYSSSGVTSAWD